The window TCGGCCCTGCATCGCCTGAGCTACGTCCTGCTCGGGCTGGCGGGCCTCAACCTGGGATACCTCTTGCAAAAACAAGGCGTTTCCCATTACGAATGGTCCTATTACGGCGCGGCCTTTTTCGGTTTTCTGCTCGCCGTCAATCTGGTCCGCGGAAAATAAATCCGCGGGCCGCTCGAAAGGGCCCCATGGAATCCAAACCCGTCTCCCGCTCTTCCGCCGAGTTCACGCATCTCGTCCTGCCCAGCGACACCAACGCGCTGGGCACCATCTTCGGCGGGCGCATCATGGAATGGACCGACATCGCCGCGGCCGTCGTCGCCAGCCGCCACTGCCGCAAGGTCGCGGTGACGGCCAGCATGGACGCCCTGCACTTCATCTCGCCGATCAGGCTGGGGGACATCGTCATCCTCAAGGCGGCGGTCAATTTCACGGCGACGACCTCGATGGAGATCGGCGTGCGCATCGAGTGCGAAAACCCGCTCAGCGGCGAGCGCCGCCACACGGCCAGCGCTTATTTGACCTTCGTGGCCTTGGACGACGCCGGGCGCCCCACCGGAGTGCCGGCGGTGACGCCCGAAACTACCGAGGAAAAACGCCGATTTCTGGAAGGCCAAAAGCGGCGGGAGGACCGTATCCAGTGGAAATCCCGCCTCAAGGCGAAACATTCTGGATAAACCGCCGGAAATACTGCCTATTTCCACGGGCGGCCGGGTGAAGCGATGCTGAGTCCTCAAGACGAAAAGAACATGCGACGGGTGGCCTTTTTCGTGCTGCTCTCCCTGTTCCTGCACGCCTTGCTGGGTAGCTTCTTCTACCGCCTGCAAGAGCACCTTCAGGCCAAACTCCCGCCCCCTCCCCCACCGCAAGAGGTGGTCTGGGTGAACCCGCAGGACCTTACGCCCCAGATCCCGGTGGTCTCCGGCGCCAACCTCCAGCTGGCCGACATCGCCAAGCCGAAGGTCGAGAAGGTCCCCGAGAAGACGCGCTTCGCGAGCAAATACAATTCCAGCGTCAAGGAAGAGACCGTCGCGCCGCGCATCCCCAAAAACGCCAAGCTCGAGACCGAAACCTCCGAGGACGGCAAGAAGGGCGACAACGCCCAGATCCCCGGACCGCCGGAAAAGGCGCCCAAGAAGGTCGCCATGAAGGAGCCGGAGCGACCGCTGCCGAAGGAAGAGGCCTTCGAGCCCAAGGCCCTGCCCGAGGAGGCGCCGCCCCAGGAGGCCCCGGAGACGCCCAAGAAAGAGGTCTCTTTGGAGGATCTTTCCTTGAAGCCGGCCGACTTCAAGGACCTGATGCCGAAGGAGGCCAAGGGCGAGAAGCCGGCGAAGGACAAAAAGGTCGCGATGAAAGAGCCCTTGGGTAAGGGCATCCCCTACGAATCGCCGCTCAAGGGCCGGCCCGGCGCCCCGGGCGACTTCGACAGCTTCGCCCACGACTTCTTCCCGGACGTGAAGATCGGCGGCAAGACCTACCTCAACACGGCGGCCTTCCCCGACGTGCAGTACTTCACTCAGCTCAAGCGGATCTTCCGGATGCGCTTCAACCCCGCGCCCCCGCTGCGCCGCCACTTCGCGGGCAACCGGGTGGTGGTCGGACAGGTGAGCGTCGCGATGGCGGTGACGGTGTCTCCCGACGGCCGGCTGAAAGAATTGTTCGTGGTCAAATCCTCGGGGATCCCGGGTTACGACGAGGAGGCCCTGCGCACCATCCGCGAGTCGGCGCCCTTCTCCGCCCCGCCACAGAAGGTGATGGACAAGGACGGCGTCCTGCGGATGCACTGGAACTTCATCACCTACCTCTAATATTAATTCACTTCGGTTGCAGACAAGGCTGTCCCTGAGCCGCATCCGCGGCCTCGCGGGCCAGCTCGTTCATCTTGGGGCCGGGCGGGATCTTCGCGGTCACGCAGGTCTTGGCGGGGGCGAGCTTCGCGACGGCCAGGTAAGAGGTCTTCTTATTGGGATCTTCCGGATTCTCCGAGGCGTTCACCCGCACGATCAGGGCCTTCGGGACGAGCTTGCCGCCTTGCTGCTCGACCCGCCACTCGGCCTTGGGCCCGAGGGTGGAGAAGCCGCCCGAGATCACCGACCAATATTCCAGCGGATGTTCCTTGCCTTGGGGATCGACGACCGTCACCGACTGGCGCAGGTCCCCGTCCGAGACCTTAAGCCTATAACCGGCCACGCCAGGGCACTGCTGCTCGGAGTCGCCGGTCTCCTTGTCGACGCTCAGCGTCTTGCACTTTTTCGGATCGAGATCGGTGTAGACGCTCTCCAGCCCGGCCGCGGCCAGGCCCAGGGGAAACAGGAGGACGAGCAAAGCTGCGAATCGAATCGATTTCATGGCGACCTCAGGGATTTTTGGGGACATAGACGAACTTCGGCTCTTTCGCGGCCTTCACCTCGTCGAGGCGCCGCACCTTGGGGACGTGCGGGGCGGCCTTGACGGTCTCGGGCTCCTCGCGGCACTCGCGGGCGATCTCTTTCATCGCCTTGATGAAGCGGTCGAGGGTCTGGGGGCTCTCGGTCTCGGTGGTCTCGACCATGAGGGCCCCGGGCACGACCAGCGGGAAATAGATCGTCGGCGGGTGATAGCCGTAGTCCATCATCCGCTTGGCGATGTCGGCCGTGGTCACGCCGAATTTTTTCTGGATCTTGTCGGAGAAGACGCACTCGTGCATGCAGATCTGCGGGTAGGCTAGGTGAAAGTCGCCCTCCAGGCTCTTGCGGATGTAGTTGGCGTTCAGGACCGCGCGCTGCGAGACCTGTCTCAGGCCCTCGGCCCCCATCTCGCGGATGTAGGTGTAGGCGCGGACCAGCATGCCGAAGTTGCCGAAGAAGGCCTTCACCTTGCCGATGGATTTCGGACGGTCGTAGTCCCAGTCGAATTTATCGCCG of the Deltaproteobacteria bacterium PRO3 genome contains:
- a CDS encoding acyl-CoA thioesterase; protein product: MESKPVSRSSAEFTHLVLPSDTNALGTIFGGRIMEWTDIAAAVVASRHCRKVAVTASMDALHFISPIRLGDIVILKAAVNFTATTSMEIGVRIECENPLSGERRHTASAYLTFVALDDAGRPTGVPAVTPETTEEKRRFLEGQKRREDRIQWKSRLKAKHSG
- a CDS encoding TonB family protein translates to MLSPQDEKNMRRVAFFVLLSLFLHALLGSFFYRLQEHLQAKLPPPPPPQEVVWVNPQDLTPQIPVVSGANLQLADIAKPKVEKVPEKTRFASKYNSSVKEETVAPRIPKNAKLETETSEDGKKGDNAQIPGPPEKAPKKVAMKEPERPLPKEEAFEPKALPEEAPPQEAPETPKKEVSLEDLSLKPADFKDLMPKEAKGEKPAKDKKVAMKEPLGKGIPYESPLKGRPGAPGDFDSFAHDFFPDVKIGGKTYLNTAAFPDVQYFTQLKRIFRMRFNPAPPLRRHFAGNRVVVGQVSVAMAVTVSPDGRLKELFVVKSSGIPGYDEEALRTIRESAPFSAPPQKVMDKDGVLRMHWNFITYL